A part of Ziziphus jujuba cultivar Dongzao chromosome 8, ASM3175591v1 genomic DNA contains:
- the LOC107413874 gene encoding clathrin heavy chain 1, with protein MAAANAPIAMKEALTLPSVGINQQFITFTHVTMESDKFICVRETAPQNSVVIIDMNLPNQPLRRPITADSALMNPNSKILALKAQAQGTTQDHLQIFNIEMKAKLKSHLMSEQVVFWKWISPKMLGIVTQSAVYHWSIEGESEPVKMFERTANLANNQIINYRCDPTEKWLVLIGIAPGAPERPQLVKGNMQLFSVDQQRSQALEAHAAAFAQFKVQGNDHPSTLISFATKTLNAGQITSKLHVIELGAQQGKPSFTKKQADLFFPPDFADDFPVAMQISHKYSLIYVITKLGLLFVYDLETAAAVYRNRISPDPIFLTAEASSVGGFYAINRRGQVLLATVNEQTLVPFVSGQLNNLELAVNLAKRGNLPGAENLVVQRFQELFAQTKYKEAAELAAESPQGILRTPDTVAKFQSVPVQAGQTPPLLQYFGTLLTRGKLNGFESLELSRLVVNQNKKNLLENWLAEDKLECSEDLGDLVKTVDNDMALKIYIKARATPKVVAAFAERREFDKILIYSKQVGYTPDYLFLLQTILRTDPQGAVNFALMMSQMEGGCPVDYNTITDLFLQRNLIREATAFLLDVLKPNLPEHAFLQTKVLEINLVTFPNVADAILANGMFSHYDRPRIAQLCEKAGLYVRALQHYTELPDIKRVIVNTHAIEPQSLVEFFGTLSKEWALECMKDLLLVNLRGNLQIIVQVAKEYCEQLGVDACVKLFEQFKSYEGLYFFLGSYLSSSEDPDIHFKYIEAAARTGQIKEVERVTRESNFYDPEKTKNFLMEAKLPDARPLINVCDRFGFVPDLTHYLYTSNMLRYIEGYVQKVNPGNAPLVVGQLLDDECPEDFIKGLILSVRSLLPVEPLVDECEKRNRLRLLTQFLEHLVSEGSQDVHVHNALGKIIIDSNNNPEHFLTTNPYYDSRVVGKYCEKRDPTLAVVAYRRGQCDDELINVTNKNSLFKLQARYVVERMDGDLWEKVLNPDNEYRRQLIDQVVSTALPESKSPEQVSAAVKAFMTADLPHELIELLEKIVLQNSAFSGNFNLQNLLILTAIKADPSRVMDYINRLDNFDGPAVGEVAVEAQLYEEAFAIFKKFNLNVQAVNVLLDNIRSIERAVEFAFRVEEEAVWSQVAKAQLREGLVSDAIESFIRAEDATQFLDVISAAENANVYHDLVKYLLMVRQKAKEPKVDSELIYAYAKIDRLADIEEFILMPNVANLQNVGDRLYDEALYEAAKIIFAFISNWAKLAVTLVKLKQFQGAVDAARKANSAKTWKEVCFACVDAEEFRLAQICGLNIIVQVDDLEEVSEYYQNRGCFNELISLMESGLGLERAHMGIFTELGVLYARYRPEKLMEHIKLFSTRLNIPKLIRACDEQQHWKELTYLYIQYDEFDNAATTIMNHSPEAWDHMQFKDVAVKVANVELYYKAVHFYLQEHPDLINDLLNVLALRVDHARVVDIMRKAGHLRLVKPYMVAVQSNNVSAVNEALNEIYVEEEDYDRLRESIDLHDNFDQIGLAQKIEKHELLEMRRVAAYIYKKAGRWKQSIALSKKDNLYKDAMETASQSGDRELAEELLVYFIEKGKKECFASCLFVCYDLIRPDVALELAWINNMIDFAFPYLLQFIREYTGKVDELVKDKIEALNEVKAKEKEEKDVIAQQNMYAQLLPLALPAPPMPGMGGGSMGGSFAPPPPMGGMGMPPMPPFGMPPMGSSY; from the exons ATGGCGGCGGCTAACGCTCCGATCGCCATGAAGGAGGCCTTAACG CTTCCAAGCGTTGGGATTAATCAACAATTCATCACCTTTACTCATGTCACTATGGAATCCGATAAGTTCATATGCGTTCGGGAAACGGCACCACAAAATAGTGTCGTTATTATCGATATGAATCTGCCCAATCAACCTTTGAGGAGGCCCATTACTGCAGACTCAGCGCTGATGAATCCAAATTCTAAAATTCTTGCATTGAAAG CTCAAGCCCAGGGGACAACTCAGGATCACCTACAAATATTTAACATTGAGATGAAAGCCAAATTGAAATCACATCTAATGTCTGAACAG GTTGTCTTTTGGAAGTGGATTTCCCCTAAAATGTTAGGCATAGTAACTCAGTCAGCCGTATATCATTGGTCAATTGAAG GTGAATCTGAACCTGTAAAGATGTTTGAAAGAACTGCTAATCTGGCAAACAACCAGATAATAAACTATCGGTGTGATCCTACTGAAAAGTGGTTGGTTTTGATTGGAATTGCCCCTGGTGCACCTGAG AGGCCACAATTGGTCAAAGGGAATATGCAACTCTTCTCTGTGGATCAGCAGCGTAGTCAAGCTCTGGAAGCTCATGCTGCAGCATTTGCCCAATTTAAA GTTCAAGGGAATGACCATCCTTCTACTCTTATTTCGTTTGCAACTAAGACCCTCAATGCTGGGCAGATTACATCAAAGTTACATGTTATTGAGCTTGGAGCCCAGCAAG GGAAACCTTCGTTTACAAAGAAGCAAGCTGATCTTTTCTTTCCTCCTGATTTTGCTGATGATTTTCCAGTTGCAATGCAG ATATCCCACAAGTACAGCTTGATTTATGTAATTACCAAGCTTGGATTATTGTTCGTTTATGATCTGGAGACGGCTGCTGCAGTTTACAGAAATAGAATTAGTCCAGACCCCATTTTTTTGACTGCTGAGGCTTCATCAGTAGGAGGCTTTTATGCGATTAATAGGCGGGGTCAGGTGTTGTTGGCTACTGTTAATGAACAAACGCTTGTGCCTTTTGTCAGTGGCCAG TTAAATAATTTGGAGCTTGCCGTGAATCTGGCAAAAAGGGGAAACCTTCCTGGTGCTGAGAATCTg GTCGTTCAGCGCTTCCAAGAGCTGTTTgcccaaacaaaatataaagaagCTGCTGAGCTTGCTGCTGAGTCTCCTCAAGGCATCCTCCGTACACCTGATACAGTTGCCAAATTTCAG AGTGTTCCTGTCCAAGCTGGGCAAACACCACCACTATTGCAGTATTTTGGGACACTGTTGACAAGAGGAAAGCTCAATGGTTTTGAGTCATTGGAATTGTCACGTCTTGTTGTCAACCAGAACAAGAAGAATTTGTTGGAAAATTGGTTAGCAGAAGACAAACTGGAATGCAGTGAGGATCTAGGAGATCTTGTGAAG ACTGTGGATAATGACATGgctttgaaaatatatatcaaagctAGAGCAACACCAAAAGTTGTTGCAGCTTTTGCTGAGCGAAGAGAGTTTGACAAAATTCTGATATACTCAAAGCAG GTTGGGTACACACCAGACTATCTGTTCCTTTTGCAAACAATTCTACGGACTGATCCTCAG GGTGCTGTTAATTTTGCATTAATGATGTCACAAATGGAGGGAGGTTGTCCAGTTGATTACAACACCATCACAGACCTCTTTCTCCAG AGGAACTTGATCCGTGAGGCGACAGCCTTTTTGTTGGATGTTTTGAAGCCAAATCTGCCAGAACATGCTTTCCTGCAAACAAAG GTTCTTGAAATCAATTTAGTAACTTTTCCAAATGTAGCTGATGCCATCTTAGCTAATGGAATGTTCAGCCATTATGATCGTCCTCGAATTGCCCAACTTTGTGAAAAAGCTGGCCTCTACGTCCGAGCTCTGCAA CATTACACAGAGTTGCCAGATATCAAGCGTGTTATTGTAAATACACATGCAATTGAGCCACAG TCACTTGTAGAATTTTTTGGTACTCTGTCAAAGGAATGGGCACTGGAGTGTATGAAGGACCTTCTCTTAGTCAATTTAAGAGGCAACCTTCAGATAATTGTGCAG GTTGCCAAGGAATACTGTGAGCAGTTGGGTGTTGATGCATGTGTAAAGCTTTTTGAGCAGTTTAAGTCATATGAAGGGCTGTACTTTTTCCTGGGATCATATTTGAGTTCAAG TGAGGATCCTGATATCCACTTCAAGTACATTGAGGCAGCTGCTAGAACTGGACAAATCAAGGAGGTTGAACGGGTTACTAGGGAATCAAATTTCTATGACCCTGAGAAAACAAAGAACTTCTTAATGGAAGCGAAGCTCCCTGATGCAAGGCCACTGATTAATGTTTGTGATCGTTTCGGATTTGTTCCAGATCTCACACACTACTTGTACACAAGCAACATGCTTCGCTATATTGAAGGTTATGTTCAAAAG GTGAACCCTGGAAATGCTCCTTTAGTTGTTGGGCAGCTGCTAGATGATGAGTGTCCTGAAGATTTCATTAAAGGTTTGATTCTTTCAGTCCGGTCATTGCTTCCGGTGGAGCCACTTGTGGATGAATGTGAGAAAAG GAATCGGCTTCGTTTACTGACTCAGTTCTTGGAGCATCTCGTGAGTGAGGGAAGCCAAGATGTACATGTTCACAATGCTTTGGGTAAAATCATCATCGATAGCAACAACAATCCAGAGCATTTCCTTACCACCAACCCATACTACGATTCTCGTGTTGTGGGAAAATATTGTGAGAAACGTGATCCTACACTTGCTGTCGTTGCTTACCGTCGAGGACAGTGTGATGATGAACTTATTAATGTCACAAATAAGAATTCTCTCTTCAAATTGCAAGCAAG GTATGTGGTTGAAAGGATGGATGGTGATCTGTGGGAGAAGGTTCTTAATCCTGATAATGAGTATAGGAGACAGCTTATTGATCAAGTTGTGTCTACTGCTTTGCCCGAAAGCAAGAGCCCAGAACAAGTTTCTGCAGCTGTTAAGGCTTTCATGACAGCTGATTTGCCCCATGAATTGATTGAGCTTCTTGAGAAGATTGTGCTTCAAAACTCTGCATTCAGTGGAAACTTTAATCTGCAAAACTTGCTTATATTGACAGCCATTAAGGCAGATCCATCTAGAGTTATGGACTATATTAATAGGTTAGATAACTTTGATGGACCTGCTGTTGGTGAAGTAGCTGTAGAAGCCCAATTATATGAGGAAGCTTTTGCAATTTTCAAGAAGTTTAACTTGAATGTCCAAGCTGTCAATGTTTTATTGGACAACATCAGAAGCATTGAAAGAGCTGTGGAGTTTGCATTCCGTGTAGAAGAAGAAGCTGTTTGGAGCCAGGTGGCCAAGGCTCAACTTCGAGAAGGACTAGTGAGCGATGCAATTGAGTCATTTATCCGTGCAGAAGATGCCACTCAATTCCTGGATGTTATTAGTGCTGCTGAGAATGCAAATGTCTACCATGACTTGGTGAAGTATCTTCTAATGGTCAGGCAGAAGGCAAAAGAGCCAAAGGTGGACAGTGAGCTCATTTATGCCTATGCAAAGATTGATAGGCTGGCCGACATTGAAGAATTTATTCTTATGCCAAATGTGGCTAATCTCCAAAATGTTGGCGATCGCTTGTATGATGAAGCCCTATACGAGGctgcaaaaataatatttgcttTTATATCTAACTGGGCCAAGTTGGCTGTAACTCTTGTGAAGTTGAAACAATTCCAAGGTGCTGTTGATGCAGCAAGGAAAGCCAACAGTGCAAAGACATGGAAGGAAGTTTGCTTTGCTTGTGTTGATGCCGAGGAGTTCCGCTTAGCTCAGATATGTGGCCTCAACATTATTGTTCAG GTTGATGACTTGGAAGAGGTTAGTGAATATTACCAGAATAGAGGATGCTTCAACGAGCTAATATCCCTCATGGAGAGCGGTCTAGGATTAGAACGTGCACACATGGGTATCTTCACAGAGTTGGGGGTTTTGTATGCTAGATATCGCCCTGAGAAGCTTATGGAGCACATCAAATTGTTCTCAACTCGTCTTAATATTCCAAAGCTTATACGTGCATGTGACGAACAACAGCACTGGAAGGAACTTACCTACTTGTATATCCAGTATGATGAGTTTGACAATGCTGCAACTACTATCATGAACCATTCTCCCGAAGCATGGGATCACATGCAATTCAAAGATGTGGCTGTCAAAGTTGCTAATGTGGAGCTGTATTACAAGGCTGTCCACTTCTATCTGCAAGAACATCCTGATCTTATTAATGATCTTCTCAATGTTCTTGCACTTCGTGTAGACCATGCTCGTGTTGTTGATATAATGCGGAAG gcCGGTCATCTGCGTCTCGTGAAGCCATATATGGTTGCAGTTCAGAGTAACAATGTGTCTGCTGTGAATGAGGCTTTGAACGAGATATATGTGGAAGAGGAGGACTATGACAGATTGCGTGAATCAATTGATCTTCATGATAACTTTGATCAAATAGGCCTTGCACAGAAG ATTGAGAAGCATGAGCTTCTGGAAATGAGACGTGTTGCTGCTTACATTTATAAAAAGGCTGGCAGATGGAAGCAGTCTATTGCATTATCGAAGAAGGATAATCTTTACAAAGATGCCATGGAGACAGCTTCACAATCTGGTGACCGCGAACTTGCAGAGGAGCTGCTTGTTTATTTCATTGAGAAG GGAAAGAAGGAGTGCTTTGCATCATGTCTCTTTGTTTGTTATGATTTGATTCGGCCTGATGTAGCCCTTGAGCTTGCCTGGATAAACAATATGATCGACTTTGCTTTTCCATATCTGCTGCAG